In a single window of the Dysgonomonadaceae bacterium PH5-43 genome:
- a CDS encoding putative membrane protein YqjE (product_source=COG5393; cog=COG5393; pfam=PF07332; transmembrane_helix_parts=Inside_1_42,TMhelix_43_65,Outside_66_74,TMhelix_75_97,Inside_98_160), with translation MNKGYDLGTLISVIKTDVIELVNAKIEYYKLEMFEKVSSVGSLLVYGLIVINLVFFAFLFGFLALGFLISDWVGSVAGGFGIVALLYLIIMAVLFALRKPILKVFQNIFLKELDPDLEDEARYEEKCAQQRSKAKKERRQRMRDWDEDLINKYKDLYELD, from the coding sequence ATGAATAAGGGATACGATTTAGGTACTCTTATATCTGTAATTAAAACAGATGTAATAGAACTTGTAAACGCTAAGATAGAGTATTACAAACTCGAGATGTTTGAGAAGGTTTCGAGTGTAGGTTCTTTATTGGTTTACGGTTTAATAGTTATCAATCTGGTGTTTTTTGCTTTCCTTTTTGGTTTCTTAGCTTTAGGGTTTTTAATTAGCGATTGGGTTGGCAGTGTTGCTGGAGGCTTTGGTATAGTAGCTTTACTTTATCTGATTATTATGGCTGTATTGTTTGCTTTACGTAAACCAATACTTAAAGTTTTCCAAAATATATTTCTCAAAGAACTTGATCCTGATTTAGAAGACGAAGCAAGGTATGAGGAGAAATGTGCTCAACAAAGAAGTAAGGCAAAAAAAGAACGCAGACAACGTATGAGAGATTGGGACGAAGATTTAATTAATAAATACAAAGATTTATATGAGCTCGACTAA
- a CDS encoding hypothetical protein (product_source=Hypo-rule applied), whose translation MSSTKLTPIDILKRRKIRLQVKSDALIDILEDNFTYLQNNAVSLASETAADTFISKLPPFVQSLLGKGHKVPWSEALPSSDKLSGIAMGALDFLPILFRGKKGIVATLLIRMIKKLMKS comes from the coding sequence ATGAGCTCGACTAAATTAACTCCGATAGACATATTGAAGAGACGAAAAATTAGATTGCAGGTTAAGTCAGACGCTTTAATTGATATACTTGAAGATAATTTTACTTACTTGCAAAACAATGCAGTTTCTTTAGCAAGCGAAACGGCTGCTGATACATTTATCTCTAAGCTACCACCGTTTGTACAAAGTTTATTGGGTAAGGGTCATAAAGTCCCTTGGTCGGAAGCCCTTCCTTCGTCTGATAAACTTAGTGGTATAGCAATGGGTGCTTTAGATTTTCTACCTATATTATTTAGGGGCAAGAAAGGTATAGTTGCAACATTGCTTATTAGAATGATTAAGAAATTAATGAAGAGTTAA
- a CDS encoding BlaI family penicillinase repressor (product_source=KO:K02171; cath_funfam=1.10.10.10,1.10.4040.10; cog=COG3682; ko=KO:K02171; pfam=PF03965; superfamily=46785), with product MEKELSKLELKLMNILWDKEHAFVSEIIDELPTPKLANSTISTMMRILVTKEFVGFETFGKSNRYYPLISKSDYTRNFMKKTKENFFAGSFKSMMSFFASEEKLSDKEIDELIQILNDCKK from the coding sequence AAGTAAACTCGAACTAAAGTTAATGAACATTTTATGGGATAAAGAGCACGCTTTCGTTAGCGAAATAATCGACGAATTGCCTACTCCCAAGTTAGCCAACAGCACAATTTCTACAATGATGCGAATACTGGTAACTAAGGAGTTTGTCGGTTTCGAAACTTTCGGCAAAAGCAATCGTTATTATCCGCTTATATCTAAAAGCGACTACACTCGCAACTTTATGAAAAAGACTAAAGAAAACTTCTTTGCTGGGAGTTTCAAATCTATGATGTCGTTCTTTGCATCGGAAGAAAAGCTTTCGGATAAAGAAATAGATGAATTAATACAGATACTTAACGACTGTAAAAAATAA
- a CDS encoding hypothetical protein (product_source=Hypo-rule applied; pfam=PF05569; superfamily=55961; transmembrane_helix_parts=Outside_1_4,TMhelix_5_27,Inside_28_33,TMhelix_34_56,Outside_57_134,TMhelix_135_157,Inside_158_223,TMhelix_224_246,Outside_247_265,TMhelix_266_288,Inside_289_308,TMhelix_309_331,Outside_332_635): MITSILTTAIEFLLISGVLMVFYYLLFKNKGSFVGNRVYLISIPVIALIISVITIPLPADWVLFQKAAKQEYTVTDNNRVIESNLDVQALEEIVSEPASEGAVVIYNEPITEVAITPTVTPAKETKINKEINYASFTPYIYVGVMFLYLVLLFIHLYKIKLLRKRSEREDIGNIKIYKSKVIKNPFSFMREIYLPSESNKDKQHIIITHEQFHISNYHYIDMALLELFTVIFWFNPVMWLIRYEIRLTHEFQVDDCILRNGIEREIYMSFILEETAGFLPAMANGFNTSLIKKRFIKMKTGNQIRYKRLRVVLMTPMLVMLLAFFSFKPVAQAQTVVKKETVKIVEDVPPPPPVKKETKTVQFTPPTVKKVKIVADVPPPTVKKETVKISLKNTDTGSVSSLETNKNVDNIDIVEKNDTTYVYIDNSDEALVKIPLKNSKPADDFIDPSTWNYEASGLTFNTEDNKYYNPDGVVLSKGDINAAKNLDAYYLARNEVTLVPPLAAEIYPTMNIKSIEEVKGETRVTTVTKIHWPSNWLFTDKNACLIDSKTNTRYKIRDVEAPYELGRMFVVMGLKGAYIERVLIFPPLDKGVKTLEYYSPPNRVDLPDNSTNGTGTHIQNIDLEYYKKQVNKIVE, from the coding sequence ATGATAACTTCTATATTAACAACAGCAATAGAATTTCTATTAATATCGGGAGTTTTGATGGTATTCTACTATCTTCTGTTCAAAAACAAAGGTTCTTTTGTTGGCAACAGAGTCTACCTTATATCAATACCAGTTATTGCACTTATAATATCAGTAATAACTATCCCCCTACCTGCCGATTGGGTTTTATTTCAAAAAGCAGCCAAACAAGAATATACTGTAACTGATAATAATAGAGTAATAGAAAGTAATCTTGATGTGCAGGCTCTCGAAGAGATTGTTTCGGAGCCTGCTTCGGAAGGGGCAGTCGTTATCTACAACGAACCTATTACCGAGGTTGCTATTACGCCTACAGTTACTCCTGCAAAAGAAACAAAAATAAATAAGGAGATTAATTACGCATCTTTTACTCCTTATATATATGTAGGTGTAATGTTTCTTTATCTCGTACTCCTTTTCATTCATTTATACAAGATTAAACTCTTGCGTAAAAGGTCGGAGCGTGAAGATATTGGGAATATAAAGATTTATAAAAGTAAGGTAATAAAAAATCCATTCTCTTTTATGAGAGAGATATATTTACCCTCTGAGTCTAACAAAGACAAACAACATATTATTATTACTCACGAACAATTCCACATCTCGAACTATCACTATATAGATATGGCATTGTTAGAATTATTTACCGTAATATTCTGGTTTAATCCCGTGATGTGGCTCATACGCTACGAGATTCGTTTAACTCACGAGTTTCAGGTTGACGACTGCATCTTGCGCAACGGCATTGAACGAGAAATATATATGAGCTTTATCTTGGAAGAAACTGCCGGCTTCCTCCCTGCTATGGCTAACGGATTCAATACATCATTAATTAAAAAAAGGTTTATTAAAATGAAAACTGGTAATCAAATCCGTTATAAGAGACTACGGGTAGTTCTTATGACACCAATGTTAGTTATGCTTCTCGCATTCTTCTCTTTCAAACCTGTTGCTCAAGCTCAAACTGTAGTTAAAAAGGAGACCGTAAAGATTGTAGAAGATGTTCCACCGCCACCACCTGTAAAGAAGGAAACAAAGACTGTACAATTTACTCCACCAACTGTAAAGAAAGTAAAAATTGTAGCAGACGTTCCGCCTCCAACCGTAAAGAAAGAAACGGTAAAAATAAGCTTAAAAAACACCGATACAGGAAGTGTGTCGTCTTTAGAGACTAACAAAAATGTCGATAACATTGATATTGTTGAAAAGAACGATACTACTTATGTATACATTGACAACTCTGATGAAGCTTTGGTGAAGATACCCTTAAAAAACAGCAAACCCGCTGACGATTTCATAGATCCAAGCACTTGGAATTATGAAGCAAGCGGTCTTACATTCAATACGGAAGATAACAAGTATTACAATCCCGATGGTGTAGTATTATCTAAAGGAGATATTAATGCCGCAAAGAATCTTGACGCATACTATCTTGCTCGTAATGAAGTTACTCTTGTACCTCCTTTAGCAGCAGAAATATACCCTACAATGAATATCAAATCTATTGAAGAGGTTAAGGGTGAAACAAGAGTAACAACTGTTACGAAGATTCACTGGCCTTCGAACTGGTTATTCACCGACAAAAACGCCTGTCTTATAGACTCTAAAACAAATACTAGATATAAGATCAGAGATGTTGAAGCTCCTTACGAACTAGGACGTATGTTTGTAGTTATGGGTCTAAAAGGTGCATACATTGAAAGAGTTCTTATTTTCCCTCCTTTAGACAAAGGTGTGAAAACATTAGAGTATTACTCTCCACCTAATAGAGTTGACCTTCCAGATAATTCCACTAATGGTACTGGCACTCACATTCAAAACATTGATCTTGAATATTACAAGAAACAAGTAAATAAAATTGTAGAGTAA
- a CDS encoding gas vesicle protein (product_source=COG4980; cog=COG4980; superfamily=51445; transmembrane_helix_parts=Inside_1_6,TMhelix_7_26,Outside_27_83) produces the protein MKNSKLIIGVGIGLLVGGAIAAYLITSDEEKQEFVDEINSTVKRAKKTIGRVVEDGLAELDSKANKVSKTAMEAVNNIKKGMS, from the coding sequence ATGAAAAATTCAAAGTTAATTATCGGAGTAGGCATAGGCTTACTTGTAGGTGGAGCAATAGCGGCATACCTAATTACAAGCGATGAAGAGAAACAAGAGTTTGTAGACGAAATAAACTCTACGGTTAAGCGTGCTAAAAAAACTATCGGAAGAGTTGTTGAAGATGGTTTGGCTGAATTGGATAGCAAAGCTAATAAGGTTTCTAAAACAGCTATGGAAGCAGTTAATAACATAAAAAAAGGAATGTCGTAA